A stretch of the Porifericola rhodea genome encodes the following:
- a CDS encoding family 16 glycoside hydrolase, protein MKRAVLFSFLLSSMLALVPARAQTAFEVVPFSSDRWKVEGEYKLEDYRNAQSLYLPQGGKALLPDAQFLNGIIEFDIAFSQERGFKGLRFRAQDDTNYEEFYFRSHQSGNPDAMQYTPVFNGVAAWQLYYGENHSTAYSYKDNEWMHIKLAVQDQRMEVFIDNMEVPVLYVYDLKMKAESGPLGLYSMGSVRFANFKYQPTDSYTFTSKARAFPRLAVGTINNWEVSNAFAEEAIAQQPQLKQDFIDQLKWQKLESEFTGITNLARVAQLAEGKNTVIAKVKITSDKKQLKKLEFGYSDVARVYCNNTILYEGQRVFRSRDYRYLGTIGYFDSIYLPLEKGENEIYMIVTENFGGWGIMARMEDSEGVALK, encoded by the coding sequence ATGAAACGTGCAGTCCTTTTTTCATTCTTGTTAAGTAGTATGTTGGCTTTAGTGCCTGCTCGGGCACAAACGGCATTTGAGGTGGTACCCTTCAGCTCGGACCGCTGGAAGGTAGAAGGCGAATACAAACTTGAAGATTATCGCAACGCCCAAAGTTTATACCTGCCCCAGGGGGGTAAAGCGCTACTGCCAGATGCACAGTTCCTGAATGGTATTATTGAGTTTGACATAGCCTTTAGCCAGGAGAGAGGCTTCAAAGGCCTACGCTTTCGGGCTCAGGATGATACCAATTACGAGGAGTTTTACTTCAGGTCGCATCAGTCGGGCAACCCGGATGCTATGCAGTACACTCCGGTATTTAATGGTGTAGCAGCCTGGCAGCTGTATTATGGAGAAAATCACTCTACGGCTTATTCCTACAAAGACAATGAGTGGATGCATATAAAGCTCGCTGTCCAAGATCAGCGGATGGAAGTCTTTATTGATAACATGGAAGTACCTGTGCTTTATGTGTACGACCTTAAAATGAAAGCGGAGAGTGGCCCCCTGGGGCTATACAGTATGGGAAGTGTTCGTTTTGCAAACTTTAAATATCAGCCTACAGACTCATACACTTTTACCAGCAAAGCTAGGGCTTTTCCCAGGCTGGCAGTAGGAACTATAAACAATTGGGAGGTATCCAACGCATTTGCAGAAGAAGCCATTGCCCAGCAACCCCAACTAAAGCAGGACTTTATAGATCAGCTGAAGTGGCAAAAGCTTGAGAGTGAGTTTACAGGTATTACCAATCTGGCCCGGGTAGCCCAACTTGCAGAAGGAAAGAATACTGTTATTGCTAAAGTGAAAATTACTTCGGACAAAAAACAGCTTAAAAAATTAGAGTTTGGCTATAGCGATGTGGCCAGAGTGTATTGCAACAATACTATTTTGTACGAAGGTCAGCGTGTTTTTCGCTCCCGTGACTATCGCTATCTAGGCACCATAGGTTACTTTGATAGCATATATCTACCTCTGGAAAAGGGCGAAAACGAAATCTATATGATCGTTACTGAAAACTTTGGAGGTTGGGGTATTATGGCCAGAATGGAAGATAGCGAGGGAGTAGCCTTAAAATAG
- a CDS encoding RNA polymerase sigma factor, with amino-acid sequence MDSSADNALMLKVKEGKLDKMGLLFERYHRPMFGFFYRMCQDATLSEDLVQNLFLRMIKYRHTFVGDGKFSSWMYHLARNLLADHYRKSKRLTEDHFKEVEQFWENEEAREMQEEQINLLEKAMQYLSDEKREVLVLSRYQGLRYHEIAKMMNTSEANIKVKVFRAIRELKEIFQKLERFSAL; translated from the coding sequence TTGGATTCCAGCGCCGACAATGCCTTAATGCTAAAAGTAAAAGAAGGTAAGCTAGACAAGATGGGGCTCCTTTTTGAACGCTACCATCGCCCTATGTTTGGCTTTTTTTACCGCATGTGCCAGGATGCTACACTGAGCGAAGATCTGGTACAGAACCTCTTTCTCCGCATGATTAAGTACCGCCATACTTTTGTAGGAGATGGTAAGTTTAGCAGTTGGATGTATCACCTGGCGCGCAACCTGCTGGCAGACCATTACCGAAAGAGCAAACGGCTGACAGAAGACCACTTTAAAGAGGTGGAGCAGTTCTGGGAAAATGAAGAGGCTCGCGAAATGCAGGAAGAGCAAATTAATCTTCTGGAAAAAGCTATGCAGTACCTGAGCGATGAAAAAAGAGAGGTGCTGGTACTAAGTCGCTATCAGGGGCTCCGCTATCATGAGATTGCCAAGATGATGAATACCAGCGAGGCCAATATCAAAGTAAAAGTCTTCCGTGCGATACGGGAGCTTAAAGAGATTTTTCAAAAACTTGAAAGGTTTAGCGCTTTATGA
- a CDS encoding DUF4097 family beta strand repeat-containing protein produces MRLIKVILIALLAYLLAIGLAQAQEQIAIPLSRPGEPGQLEVQMVRGSINIQSYEGKEVVVRINERGRKVKEESSKNGMRKISGPSFGLEASENDNRVRVDTQTPHQLTDLEILLPAQFSVNAKTVNDGNIIVKGLQGEMEVSNVNGNVELEDIRGSVVASTVNGDVRVSFREVSPDTPMAFSSLNGDIDVSFPANTPMTAQMKTLNGEIFTDFDISVNAQRKVDKRKENGVYKVSIDKSISGEINGGGPRLLFKNHNGNIYIRKH; encoded by the coding sequence ATGAGACTGATAAAAGTTATACTAATTGCGCTGCTGGCATACCTGTTAGCGATAGGACTAGCCCAGGCCCAGGAACAAATTGCCATACCTCTTTCCAGGCCCGGAGAGCCTGGTCAGCTAGAAGTACAAATGGTGCGGGGCTCCATTAACATACAAAGTTATGAGGGCAAAGAGGTGGTAGTTCGCATTAATGAAAGAGGCAGAAAAGTAAAAGAAGAGAGCAGCAAAAATGGTATGCGTAAAATTTCGGGACCTAGTTTTGGACTGGAGGCCAGCGAAAATGATAATAGGGTACGGGTAGATACCCAGACGCCCCACCAACTGACTGATCTCGAAATATTATTACCCGCTCAATTTTCTGTCAATGCCAAAACCGTGAATGATGGAAATATAATTGTAAAAGGCTTGCAGGGTGAGATGGAAGTGAGTAATGTAAACGGAAATGTGGAGCTGGAAGATATTCGTGGTTCAGTGGTAGCTAGTACAGTTAATGGCGATGTTAGGGTAAGCTTTCGTGAAGTTAGCCCGGATACCCCTATGGCATTCAGTAGCTTAAACGGAGATATAGACGTGAGCTTCCCTGCCAACACTCCTATGACTGCTCAGATGAAAACCCTGAATGGTGAAATATTTACTGACTTTGACATCAGTGTGAATGCACAGCGCAAGGTAGACAAGCGTAAAGAGAATGGTGTCTACAAAGTAAGTATAGATAAAAGTATCAGCGGAGAAATTAATGGAGGCGGGCCGAGATTGCTCTTTAAAAATCATAACGGCAATATCTACATCCGCAAACACTAA
- a CDS encoding DUF2911 domain-containing protein, which produces MKNLHSIAFCLLAVLLAYCTPQSPSAETEGELDGVEVEVEYSSPRVRGREGKIWGDMLPYGQVWRAGANEATEVSFEQAVMVEGQRLEAGTYSLFMIPDESEWQVIFNRATDISGTDYESVKEQNALEVSVQPQKNTELREELSYEIENGKLLLHWEYLTIPIAVSAAN; this is translated from the coding sequence ATGAAAAATCTACACAGCATTGCTTTTTGTCTTCTTGCAGTATTGCTCGCCTATTGCACACCCCAAAGTCCCTCGGCAGAAACCGAAGGAGAACTGGATGGGGTAGAGGTAGAAGTAGAATATAGCTCTCCCAGAGTGAGAGGCAGAGAAGGTAAAATATGGGGCGATATGCTGCCTTACGGTCAGGTGTGGCGTGCCGGTGCTAATGAAGCTACCGAAGTCTCTTTTGAGCAGGCCGTAATGGTTGAGGGACAGCGTCTGGAGGCGGGAACCTATAGCCTGTTTATGATCCCTGACGAGTCAGAATGGCAAGTGATATTTAATCGTGCTACTGATATCTCAGGTACAGATTATGAGTCAGTAAAAGAGCAGAACGCTCTGGAGGTAAGTGTACAGCCCCAAAAAAATACTGAGCTGCGCGAAGAGCTTAGTTACGAAATTGAAAACGGAAAACTGCTGCTACATTGGGAGTACCTGACGATTCCGATTGCGGTAAGTGCTGCAAACTAA
- a CDS encoding HEAT repeat domain-containing protein, translating to MKDEHILLILDHLEGKLEPARQQKLDKLIAEGIIGEKEVDELRRFHIQSASYPVPEPSVQLSQNFYAQLEEQVRIQEAKSQRWSWLPRLQVDIKLSQLLYACFIFAMGLSVGLWFGTSQDYDQQVAEMRDELQSMQETMVINLLEQPSATQRLKAVSMSSRLPSTDRKVSNALLKVLNEDSHVNVRLAALDALLLLYADQVEVREGLVKSIPGQEAPMVQLALAEAMVLLEETESVEALKQLMEKQELNEMVALEIQKSINALI from the coding sequence ATGAAAGATGAACATATACTTCTGATTTTAGACCACCTGGAAGGCAAGCTTGAACCTGCCCGGCAACAAAAACTGGATAAGCTAATAGCAGAAGGTATAATTGGCGAAAAAGAAGTGGATGAACTCAGGCGCTTCCATATACAGTCGGCAAGTTACCCGGTGCCTGAGCCTTCTGTCCAACTGAGCCAGAACTTTTATGCTCAGTTAGAGGAGCAGGTTCGCATTCAGGAGGCGAAAAGTCAACGCTGGAGTTGGCTGCCTCGCCTTCAGGTAGACATTAAACTTTCTCAGTTGCTGTATGCGTGCTTCATCTTTGCTATGGGTCTGAGTGTTGGCTTGTGGTTCGGCACTTCGCAAGACTATGACCAGCAGGTAGCAGAGATGCGTGATGAACTACAGAGTATGCAGGAGACTATGGTAATCAATCTGCTGGAACAACCCTCGGCCACACAAAGACTGAAGGCGGTAAGTATGAGTAGCCGACTGCCCAGCACCGACCGTAAGGTGAGCAATGCCCTGCTAAAGGTGCTTAATGAGGACTCACACGTTAATGTGCGCCTAGCAGCCCTGGATGCCCTGCTCCTCCTCTATGCCGATCAGGTAGAAGTAAGGGAAGGGCTGGTAAAATCCATTCCCGGACAGGAAGCTCCTATGGTACAACTGGCTTTGGCGGAAGCTATGGTGCTCTTGGAAGAGACTGAGTCGGTAGAAGCGCTCAAACAACTCATGGAAAAGCAGGAACTAAACGAAATGGTTGCCCTGGAAATCCAGAAAAGTATCAACGCACTAATCTAA
- a CDS encoding DUF4097 family beta strand repeat-containing protein — protein MKKIILLALLFSAGLYAYAQKMKLEEEKTIERNLNFEQKGGNPLLILKNVSGNLSIEGYEGETIVLEARQILKAQDEEAMRYARENVKLVSRTEGDLILIYPEDPDVKAELRGRRLHYHINRHDAYYDFHYDIRLRVPNNISLEASTINNGGVMVKNIEAESIVLHNVNGGINAEQVSGLNTAHTVNGPIDIRYLQSPDEDAEYHTVNGDIRVSFPDEIKANVRFKSMHGDLYTNYENIEYQPEVQASTEKGSKKIYRLDKSTTLKINGGGPLLDFNVLNGNVYVKKY, from the coding sequence ATGAAAAAGATCATACTACTAGCCCTCCTTTTCAGTGCTGGGCTGTATGCCTACGCCCAAAAAATGAAGTTAGAAGAGGAGAAAACAATAGAACGTAATTTAAACTTTGAGCAAAAGGGTGGTAATCCGCTGCTTATTTTAAAAAATGTGAGTGGAAACCTAAGTATAGAAGGTTATGAAGGAGAAACGATAGTGTTGGAAGCCCGACAAATTCTAAAAGCTCAGGACGAAGAGGCTATGCGCTATGCCCGCGAAAATGTAAAGCTCGTAAGTCGTACAGAAGGCGACCTTATTCTTATCTACCCGGAAGACCCAGACGTTAAAGCAGAGCTGAGAGGAAGGCGGCTGCATTACCACATCAACCGACATGATGCGTATTATGATTTCCACTATGACATCAGGCTAAGAGTGCCCAATAACATCAGTCTGGAAGCTTCTACCATTAATAATGGGGGAGTTATGGTCAAAAATATTGAAGCAGAATCTATTGTCTTGCATAATGTTAATGGTGGCATTAATGCTGAGCAGGTAAGCGGCCTGAATACTGCGCACACTGTCAACGGCCCGATAGATATTCGCTATTTACAAAGTCCGGATGAGGATGCAGAATACCATACTGTTAACGGAGATATAAGAGTTAGTTTTCCGGATGAGATTAAAGCAAATGTGCGATTTAAGAGCATGCATGGGGATTTATATACTAATTATGAAAATATAGAGTACCAGCCCGAGGTTCAGGCCAGTACAGAAAAAGGCAGCAAAAAAATATATCGGCTGGATAAAAGTACCACCCTTAAAATTAACGGAGGAGGCCCCTTGCTAGACTTCAATGTGCTAAATGGAAATGTATATGTTAAAAAGTATTGA
- a CDS encoding sulfatase family protein, which produces MRLLNFFVLGLLFVSACTHSTQENNERSSTPQQRPNIVFIMTDDHAFQAISAYGSEINKTPNIDRIAREGMLFNKAFVTNSICAPSRAVILTGKHSHLNGVVDNVARFDSTQVTFPKLLREAGYNTAMIGKWHLKSQPTGFDYWKVLPGQGHYYNPDFRTKDGMVREEGYVTDIITNEAINWLKSGREQDKPFLLMYQHKAPHREWLPSPDHLGMYKGEETREPETLFDDYEGRGTAAKEAEMRIYDHMGLTNDSKVKPEIVNELGYEEFLEWYPRAFKGSQERMNEEQQAAWNAVYDSINQEFQRLKPKGKELTRWKFQRYMDDYLASIASVDDNVGRLLDYLEESGLDENTIIVYTSDQGFYLGEHGWFDKRFMYEESFRTPLMVKWKGVTEAGSENNQLVQNLDFAQTFLEAAGVEAPEEMQGESLLPFLKGEEPENWRDAVYYHYYEYPSIHAVKRHYGVRTDRYKLIHFYHDVDEWEFYDLEKDPQEMQSRYNDPEYQPIIDEMKVRIQELREQYGDSDELIMSFINK; this is translated from the coding sequence ATGAGATTGCTCAATTTTTTTGTCTTAGGACTATTGTTCGTGTCAGCCTGTACGCATAGCACACAGGAAAACAATGAGCGTTCCTCCACCCCCCAACAGAGGCCTAACATCGTGTTCATCATGACGGATGACCACGCTTTTCAGGCCATCAGTGCCTATGGCTCTGAAATTAACAAAACACCTAACATAGACAGGATTGCCCGGGAGGGCATGCTTTTTAACAAGGCTTTTGTAACTAACTCTATATGTGCTCCCAGCAGAGCGGTTATTCTAACCGGAAAGCACAGCCACCTCAATGGCGTAGTAGACAATGTAGCCCGCTTTGACAGTACTCAGGTTACTTTTCCTAAGCTACTGCGAGAGGCCGGGTATAATACTGCTATGATTGGCAAGTGGCACCTTAAAAGTCAGCCTACCGGCTTTGACTACTGGAAGGTACTACCCGGGCAGGGACACTACTATAACCCAGATTTCAGAACAAAAGACGGTATGGTGCGAGAAGAGGGTTACGTGACTGATATCATCACCAACGAAGCTATCAACTGGCTAAAGAGCGGAAGAGAGCAGGATAAGCCATTTCTGCTCATGTATCAGCATAAGGCGCCTCACCGAGAGTGGCTTCCTAGCCCCGACCACCTTGGCATGTACAAAGGAGAAGAGACTCGCGAGCCCGAAACTCTTTTTGACGATTATGAGGGAAGAGGTACTGCTGCCAAAGAAGCAGAAATGCGTATCTACGATCATATGGGCCTGACCAACGACTCAAAAGTAAAGCCCGAAATAGTAAATGAGCTAGGTTATGAGGAGTTTCTGGAGTGGTATCCTCGTGCTTTTAAAGGCAGTCAGGAGCGTATGAACGAGGAGCAGCAGGCAGCATGGAATGCAGTTTATGATTCTATCAACCAGGAGTTTCAGCGCTTGAAGCCTAAGGGCAAAGAGCTTACCCGCTGGAAGTTTCAGCGCTATATGGATGATTACCTGGCCAGCATCGCGTCTGTAGACGATAATGTCGGGCGTTTGCTGGACTACCTGGAAGAAAGCGGGCTGGACGAAAACACTATTATTGTGTATACCTCAGATCAGGGCTTCTACCTGGGAGAGCATGGCTGGTTTGACAAACGTTTTATGTATGAAGAATCTTTCCGCACCCCATTAATGGTTAAATGGAAGGGTGTAACCGAGGCAGGATCAGAAAATAACCAGTTGGTACAAAACCTGGACTTTGCCCAGACCTTTCTGGAAGCAGCTGGTGTAGAGGCTCCCGAAGAGATGCAGGGAGAAAGCCTTTTGCCTTTCCTCAAAGGCGAAGAGCCAGAAAACTGGCGCGATGCGGTGTATTACCATTATTATGAGTACCCCTCCATACATGCGGTAAAGCGTCACTATGGGGTGCGTACCGACCGATACAAACTTATACATTTTTACCACGATGTGGATGAGTGGGAATTTTACGATCTGGAAAAGGACCCTCAGGAGATGCAAAGCCGCTACAACGATCCTGAGTACCAGCCTATCATTGATGAAATGAAGGTACGAATACAGGAACTGCGCGAACAGTATGGTGACTCTGACGAACTCATTATGTCTTTCATCAATAAATAA